One Melanotaenia boesemani isolate fMelBoe1 chromosome 8, fMelBoe1.pri, whole genome shotgun sequence DNA segment encodes these proteins:
- the ro60 gene encoding 60 kDa SS-A/Ro ribonucleoprotein, translating into MDPSESTTNNHTLNSTGGGYPWEVSDKARLCRFLCFGSEGDMYTAREEGRVSLENAGALLSLLQEGRGSEVVEEIKRFTQDGRAVRLGPSLFALALCSQHSELKTRQAAFKALKEVCRDPAHLFSFIQYKKELKEGMKCGIWGRALRKAVSDWYNDQDAMSLAAAVTKCKQREGWSHQDLLRLSHAKPTRDAIALISKYVTKGWKEVQGAYADKENSEEVVRVLSYLEVVEKVKHSCDETEVVNLIEEHKLEREQLLTDHLKSKQVWRALLKEMPLHSVLKILGKMTSNKMLEPGSSETQIICDRLQSESALKKARIHPLSILLASENYKRGQGYQGKTRWEPDSCILKAMDSAFYKSFMNVEPVGKRVLVAVDVSTSLNSVVPGSAVSTAVAAAAVTMIFNRTEADTHVLAFSEGAVVPCSVSARMTIAEATAELVKIPSRSTDCTLPITWATDNGKSVDVFIILTNNPLWTLAASPVESLRKHRQASGANSKLVMCGLTSIGHAIADTEDRGLLSICGFDLGALSVIHNLAQDLI; encoded by the exons ATGGATCCATCAGAAAGCACTACAAACAACCACACCCTGAACTCAACAGGAGGTGGGTATCCCTGGGAGGTCAGCGACAAGGCCAGACTGTGCCGCTTCCTCTGCTTCGGCTCAGAGGGAGACATGTATACCGCCAGGGAGGAGGGTCGTGTCAGCTTGGAGAACGCCGGAGCCCTGCTGTCCTTGCTTCAGGAGGGCCGAGGTtcggaggtggtggaggagataAAAAGATTCACTCAGGATGGGCGAGCTGTCAGACTGGGTCCCTCCCTTTTCGCCCTGGCTCTGTGCTCCCAACACTCAGAGCTGAAGACCAGGCAGGCTGCGTTCAAAGCCCTGAAGGAAGTTTGCCGGGACCCTGCCCATCTGTTTTCCTTCATCCAGTATAAAAAGGAACTAAAAGAGGGCATGAAATGTGGGATATGGGGACGTGCCCTGAGGAAGGCCGTGTCTGACTGGTACAATGACCAAGATGCCATGAGTCTTGCTGCGGCTGTGACCAAATGTAAACAGAGAGAAGGCTGGTCGCACCAGGACCTGCTCAGACTCTCCCACGCCAAACCAACCAGAGATG CTATCGCTTTGATCAGCAAATACGTAACTAAAGGATGGAAGGAGGTCCAGGGTGCCTACGCAGACAAAGAGAACTCAGAGGAGGTTGTCAGGGTGCTTTCTTACCTTGAAGTGGTGGAAAAGGTCAAGCACAGCTGTGATGAAACGGAGGTCGTCAATTTAATAGAGGAACACAAGCTGGAGAGGGAGCAGCTGCTGACGGACCATCTCAAGTCCAAACAG GTATGGAGAGCTTTACTGAAGGAAATGCCTCTTCATTCGGTGCTGAAGATCCTGGGAAAAATGACATCAAACAAAATGCTGGAACCGGGAAGCTCAGAAACACAGATTATATGTGATAGACTTCAGAGTGAGTCAGCTCTAAAGAAG GCCAGGATCCACCCGCTCAGCATACTGTTGGCTTCAGAAAACTACAAACGAGGCCAAGGCTATCAGGGTAAAACAAGATGGGAACCAGACAGCTGCATCCTTAAAGCCATGGACTCTGCCTTTTACAAAAGTTTTATG AATGTGGAGCCTGTAGGTAAACGTGTCCTGGTGGCGGTAGACGTGAGCACGTCTCTGAACAGCGTGGTCCCAGGATCAGCCGTCAGCACCGCTGTCGCTGCTGCAGCCGTAACCATG ATTTTTAACCGGACAGAGGCAGACACGCATGTGCTGGCCTTCTCTGAAGGAGCTGTGGTTCCATGCTCTGTTTCTGCTCGCATGACTATTGCTGAAGCAACTGCTGAATTGGTTAAG ATCCCGAGCAGGAGCACAGACTGCACCCTTCCCATCACGTGGGCTACAGATAATGGCAAATCTGTCGATGTGTTCATCATTCTGACCAACAACCCACTGTGGACGTTAGCTGCCAGTCCAGTGGAGTCTCTAAGGAAGCACAGACAA GCATCAGGTGCCAATTCCAAGCTGGTGATGTGTGGGCTGACATCCATCGGACACGCCATCGCAGACACAGAGGACAGGGGTTTACTGAGCATCTGTGGCTTCGACCTCGGAGCTCTGAGTGTGATCCATAATCTGGCCCAGGATCTGATCTGA
- the cdc73 gene encoding parafibromin, producing MADVLSVLRQYNIQKKEIVAKGDEVIFGEFSWPKNVKTNYIIYGTGKEGQPKEYYTLDSILFLLNNVHLSHPSYVRRAATENIPVVRRPDRKGLLSYLNGESSTSTSIDRSAPIEIGLQRPTQVKRAADEVSSEAKKPRVEDEERVRLDKERLAARLEGHKEGIVQTDQIRSLSEAMSVEKIAAIKAKIMAKKRSTIKTDLDDDITLKQRSFVDAEVDVTRDIVSRERVWRTRTTILQSTGKNFSKNIFAILQSVKAREEGRAPEQRPAQNTTQVDPSLRNKQPVPAAYNRYDQERFKGKEETEGFKIDTMGTYHGMTLKSVTEGASARKAQTPALQPVPRPVSQARPPPNQKKGSRTPIIIIPAATTSLITMLNAKDLLQDLKFVTSEEKKKQGIPRDNEVLLQRRKDQIQPGGATLSVTVPYRVIDQPLKLAPQDWDRVVAVFVQGPAWQFKGWPWLLPDGSPVDIFAKIRAFHMKYDEAKTDPNVQKWDVTVLELSRHRRHLDRPVFLRFWETLDRYMVKHKSHLRF from the exons ATGGCGGATGTGTTGAGTGTTCTTCGCCAGTATAACatccagaaaaaagaaatcgTCGCTAAAGGAGATGAAGTTATATTTGGAGAGTTCTCCTGGCCGAAAAATGTCAAGACCAACTACATAATCTACGG TACTGGAAAAGAAGGGCAGCCAAAGGAGTATTACACTTTAGACTCTATTTTGTTCTTGCTCAACAATGTGCATCTGTCGCATCCTTCCTATGTGCGAAGAGCTGCA acagaGAACATCCCTGTTGTTAGACGACCTGATCGAAAGGGCTTACTATCATACCTCAATGGCGAGAGTT CAACATCAACGAGCATTGACAGAAGTGCGCCCATAGAAATAGGTCTTCAAAGGCCGACACAAG tgaaaaGAGCAGCTGATGAGGTGTCTTCTGAAGCCAAAAAACCAAGGGTTGAG GATGAGGAACGAGTGCGTCTGGACAAGGAGCGCCTGGCTGCCCGTCTGGAGGGCCACAAAGAGGGCATCGTGCAGACTGATCAGATCAG ATCGTTGTCTGAGGCCATGTCGGTGGAGAAAATTGCAGCCATCAAAGCCAAGATTATGGCCAAGAAACGTTCAACCATCAAAACAGATCTGGATGACGACATCACCCTGAAGCAGAGAAGCTTTGTGGACGCAGAGGTGGACGTCACCAGGGACATTGTGAGCCGTGAGAGGGTGTGGAGGACCAGGACGACCATTCTCCAGAGCACCGGGAAG aACTTCTCCAAGAACATCTTTGCCATCCTTCAGTCAGTGAAAGCCAGAGAAGAAGGTCGCGCACCAGAGCAGAGACCAGCACAAAACACCACCCAAGTG GACCCGTCCTTAAGGAACAAACAGCCAGTCCCAGCTGCCTATAACAGATACGATCAGGAGCGATTCAAAGGGAAAGAAG AAACGGAGGGTTTCAAAATCGATACCATGGGCACCTACCACGGCATGACCCTGAAGTCAGTGACG gaaGGAGCGTCAGCTCGGAAGGCCCAGACTCCGGCTCTGCAGCCTGTCCCTCGTCCAG TGTCACAAGCCAGACCGCCACCAAATCAGAAGAAAG GATCTCGTacccccatcatcatcatcccagcTGCCACCACCTCACTCATCACAATGCTCAATGCAAAGGATCTGCTGCAGGATCTAAA GTTTGTCACAtcagaagagaagaagaagcagggCATCCCGCGAGACAACGAGGTTTTGCTTCAGAGACGCAAGGATCAGATCCAACCCGGAGGCGCGACGCTGAGCGTCACCGTCCCGTATCGTGTCATCGATCAGCCGCTGAAACTGGCCCCACAGGACTG GGATCGAGTGGTGGCCGTGTTCGTGCAGGGTCCTGCCTGGCAGTTTAAAGGCTGGCCGTGGCTGCTGCCCGACGGATCTCCTGTCGACATCTTCGCCAAAA ttcGAGCCTTTCATATGAAGTACGATGAGGCGAAGACCGATCCCAACGTGCAGAAGTGGGATGTGACCGTCCTGGAGCTGAGCCGCCACAGGCGCCATCTCGACCGCCCCGTCTTCTTGCGTTTTTGGGAAACTCTTGACAG ATACATGGTCAAACACAAATCTCACCTCAGGTTCTGA
- the LOC121643903 gene encoding beta-1,3-galactosyltransferase 2: protein MQWRRRHCCTHTAKGFYLLLLLGVLVFLVHQVWLPVLTDLICRKSYPVVYKGGGIHTSKANYSSHQPAWFVIVPQQTLKIDTNISSNEKPGTSSSQGDPRLKTTEAANSSQSKVEDPNDTVTPGPFTYTINEPDKCAKNRSAPFLVLLIATEARQVEVRNAIRQTWGNESVAPALGLIRLFLLGKTDGELGAPQQKMLQAESKRYHDIIQQDFLDSYKNLTIKTLMGMNWVAMHCPLARYVMKTDSDMFVNTHYLIYKLLRPELKPRKKYFTGYNMRGFAPNRNKNSKWYMPPALYPGDKYPTFCSGTGYVFSGDIAVKIYRISRSIPLLQLEDVYVGICLAQLRIEPSPPPNGFLFNHWRVPYSSCKYNHLITSHGFHPNEILKYWHHLQNNRNNACINMAKDKASRAHAKRVNGQKPVN from the coding sequence ATGCAGTGGAGACGGCGTCATTGCTGCACGCATACAGCTAAAGGTTTTTATCTCCTCTTGCTGTTGGGAGTTCTGGTTTTTCTGGTCCACCAGGTGTGGCTCCCTGTTCTCACTGACTTGATTTGTCGGAAAAGCTACCCTGTGGTGTACAAAGGTGGGGGGATTCATACATCTAAGGCCAACTACAGCAGCCATCAACCTGCATGGTTTGTGATCGTTCCTCAGCAAACTCTTAAGATCGACACGAACATCAGCTCTAATGAGAAGCCGGGTACTTCTTCCAGTCAAGGTGACCCACGTCTCAAGACCACAGAAGCAGCTAACAGCAGCCAAAGTAAAGTGGAAGACCCCAATGACACAGTAACCCCGGGACCTTTCACGTACACCATCAACGAGCCAGACAAGTGCGCAAAAAATCGATCTGCTCCGTTTCTTGTGTTGCTAATCGCCACCGAGGCTCGTCAGGTGGAAGTAAGGAACGCCATACGGCAGACTTGGGGGAACGAGAGCGTTGCCCCAGCTCTGGGACTTATCCGGCTCTTTCTGCTGGGGAAGACAGATGGAGAGCTGGGAGCCCCCCAACAAAAGATGCTACAAGCTGAGAGCAAAAGGTATCACGACATCATTCAGCAGGACTTTCTGGATTCCTATAAAAACTTGACGATAAAGACGTTGATGGGAATGAACTGGGTGGCGATGCACTGCCCGCTGGCGCGCTACGTCATGAAAACAGACAGCGACATGTTCGTCAACACACATTATCTCATTTATAAGCTGCTCAGACCAGAACTGAAGCCCAGGAAGAAGTACTTCACAGGCTACAACATGAGAGGCTTCGCACCCAACcgaaataaaaacagcaagtgGTACATGCCCCCAGCGCTGTACCCAGGAGATAAGTATCCCACCTTTTGCTCTGGGACTGGTTACGTCTTTTCTGGAGACATAGCTGTCAAAATCTATCGGATTTCTCGAAGTATCCCTCTCCTACAGCTGGAGGATGTGTACGTGGGCATATGCCTGGCTCAGCTGCGAATCGAGCCGTCGCCTCCGCCCAACGGCTTCCTTTTCAACCACTGGCGAGTGCCTTACTCCAGCTGCAAGTACAACCACCTGATAACGTCGCACGGCTTTCATCCCAACGAAATACTGAAATACTGGCATCACCTTCAGAACAACAGAAACAACGCTTGTATCAACATGGCGAAAGACAAAGCAAGCAGAGCACACGCAAAAAGAGTGAACGGGCAGAAACCAGTTAACTGA